One part of the bacterium genome encodes these proteins:
- a CDS encoding DUF5661 family protein, which translates to MARKRFSNADVKHIASRLGVALNDDQVEQMVVGMWVEQEHADIARGDPFVYFAIAMAHIRENEHYYTYLVEMETHADGGQCVCRIKNGVFAFPPDHKWGSRVPSGGAMCANCGWLNRQAQCANVGYQNWRLSTGIKPKDASKLPYSPQMFCCDLWQSER; encoded by the coding sequence ATGGCTCGCAAGCGTTTCAGCAACGCGGACGTGAAGCACATCGCTTCGCGCCTGGGCGTTGCGCTGAACGACGATCAGGTCGAGCAGATGGTCGTCGGCATGTGGGTGGAGCAGGAACACGCCGACATCGCGCGCGGGGATCCCTTCGTCTACTTTGCCATCGCAATGGCGCACATTCGCGAGAACGAGCACTACTACACGTACCTCGTCGAGATGGAGACACACGCGGACGGTGGCCAGTGCGTGTGCAGGATCAAGAACGGGGTGTTCGCGTTTCCGCCCGACCACAAGTGGGGCTCCCGCGTGCCAAGCGGCGGGGCCATGTGCGCCAACTGCGGGTGGCTCAACCGGCAAGCGCAGTGCGCGAACGTCGGGTACCAGAACTGGCGGCTTTCGACGGGTATCAAGCCGAAGGATGCTTCCAAGTTGCCGTATTCTCCGCAGATGTTCTGCTGCGATCTGTGGCAGAGCGAGCGGTAA